One part of the Segnochrobactrum spirostomi genome encodes these proteins:
- a CDS encoding efflux RND transporter periplasmic adaptor subunit, protein MIKRLVIMLVVVGAAAYGLYWFQNFKAGMIQQAISGMANPAQIVAAQPAKMRSWQPKIDLVGELRASDGADLSLQVSGIVQTINFQSGDEVPAGKTLLQLNADDQVAKLESLKATAELDAINLKRDQQQLKINAVAQATVDTDQANLKNAEALVAQQQALVEQYRLTAPFAGRLGIRAVDLGQYLSAGTTIVTLQALDPIFSDFYVPQKSVDQLKIGQEVRLKVDTFPGETFLGEISAISPKVESGSRNAKVRATFKNPDKRLLPGMFVSLSIEVGKPEQYVSLPQTAIVANSYGNTVFIVDKDKNGEGEVARQTFVKTGQTEGDLIAVLDGVKEGEMVVTVGQIKLRNGSPVKIDNSHVPIAEANPVVADQ, encoded by the coding sequence GTGATCAAGCGTTTGGTGATCATGCTCGTTGTTGTGGGCGCCGCCGCCTACGGGCTCTACTGGTTCCAGAATTTCAAGGCTGGGATGATCCAGCAGGCCATCTCCGGCATGGCGAACCCCGCCCAGATCGTCGCGGCCCAGCCGGCAAAAATGCGGAGTTGGCAGCCGAAGATCGATCTCGTCGGTGAGCTGCGCGCCTCCGACGGCGCCGACCTGTCGCTGCAGGTTTCCGGCATCGTTCAGACGATCAACTTCCAGTCGGGCGATGAAGTCCCGGCCGGCAAGACGCTGCTTCAGCTCAATGCCGACGATCAGGTGGCGAAGCTCGAATCCCTCAAGGCGACCGCGGAGCTCGATGCCATCAACCTGAAGCGTGACCAGCAGCAGCTCAAGATCAACGCCGTCGCCCAGGCGACGGTCGACACCGATCAGGCGAACCTCAAGAACGCCGAGGCCCTCGTGGCCCAGCAGCAGGCCCTCGTCGAGCAATATCGGCTGACCGCGCCGTTCGCCGGCCGCCTCGGCATTCGCGCCGTCGATCTCGGCCAATATCTGAGCGCCGGCACGACGATCGTGACGCTCCAGGCGCTCGATCCGATCTTTTCGGACTTCTATGTGCCGCAGAAGTCCGTGGATCAGCTCAAGATCGGCCAGGAGGTCCGCCTCAAGGTGGATACCTTCCCGGGCGAGACCTTCCTCGGCGAGATATCCGCCATCAGTCCGAAGGTGGAGTCCGGCAGCCGCAACGCGAAGGTCCGCGCGACCTTTAAGAACCCCGACAAGCGGCTCCTGCCCGGGATGTTCGTCTCGCTCTCCATCGAAGTCGGCAAGCCCGAGCAATATGTGTCGCTGCCGCAGACGGCGATTGTCGCGAACTCCTACGGCAACACCGTCTTCATCGTCGACAAGGACAAGAACGGCGAAGGCGAGGTGGCGCGCCAGACCTTCGTGAAGACCGGCCAGACCGAAGGCGACCTCATCGCCGTGCTCGACGGCGTCAAGGAAGGCGAGATGGTCGTGACCGTCGGCCAGATCAAGCTGCGCAACGGCTCGCCGGTGAAGATCGACAATTCGCACGTGCCCATCGCCGAGGCCAATCCGGTCGTGGCGGATCAGTAA
- a CDS encoding efflux transporter outer membrane subunit, whose translation MVGFAQGSKSAAADARPVRPSGRPALRTAVLAAAASSPFLLAGCMVGPNFKPPDAPAVSGYTAEPKLRPTASTAAAGGASQSFVSGADVGGSWWTEFGSPQINAFVEEAVRNHPDIKSAQYALRAARETVLVKQGGLFPTVNGSLSGQREQVAQATNGTTGPTSIYSLFNTSVSVSYTLDVFGGTRRGIESAQAQAEYQRFQLEATYLTLIANVVTTTITDASLRDQIAATQDIIKAETDQLQRVQHQFELGAVPQSDVLSQQATLAQTQATLPPLQKQLAQGRNQLMAYLGRLPNQDRGEHVRLSALRLPRKLPVSLPSSLVRQRPDIRQSEATLHQAAATVGVDVANLLPQVNLTPSFGTASLDTAHLFSPDSIAWSVAASIQQTLFDGGKLYRTKEADVATFEQDYQSYQSTVITAFQNVADSLRAVQYDASTLNAQMASEKASLDSLKMAQEQFKVGAIGYATVINAQQTFQNAVISRVQAQAARFSDTVALYQSLGGGWWNRTDETKEAAPRKGGYLEGPSGPGVAATQTKDAPASTTSSTAPSGQAVSPKTVSANTAAPSSVSTKAATAKTSMETAQ comes from the coding sequence ATGGTTGGGTTCGCCCAAGGCTCTAAATCCGCCGCGGCGGATGCTCGTCCGGTTCGGCCGTCAGGTCGTCCGGCACTGCGCACGGCTGTGCTCGCGGCCGCGGCCAGTTCTCCATTTCTGCTCGCCGGCTGCATGGTCGGCCCCAACTTCAAGCCACCGGACGCCCCGGCGGTGAGCGGCTACACGGCCGAGCCGAAGTTGCGGCCGACGGCCTCCACGGCGGCTGCAGGCGGAGCCTCGCAATCGTTCGTCTCCGGCGCCGATGTCGGAGGGTCGTGGTGGACGGAGTTCGGCTCGCCCCAGATCAACGCCTTCGTCGAGGAGGCGGTCCGCAACCATCCGGATATCAAGTCGGCGCAATATGCGCTGCGTGCGGCCCGCGAGACCGTCCTCGTCAAACAGGGCGGTCTGTTCCCGACGGTGAACGGTAGCCTCTCCGGGCAGCGCGAGCAGGTCGCCCAGGCGACCAACGGAACCACCGGCCCGACCTCGATCTACAGCCTGTTCAACACCTCGGTCAGCGTCTCCTACACGCTCGACGTCTTCGGCGGGACACGGCGCGGCATTGAATCGGCTCAGGCGCAGGCCGAGTACCAGCGCTTCCAGCTCGAGGCGACGTACCTGACCCTGATCGCCAACGTGGTGACGACGACGATCACCGACGCCTCGCTGCGCGATCAGATCGCCGCGACCCAAGACATCATCAAGGCGGAAACGGACCAGCTCCAGCGCGTTCAGCACCAGTTCGAGCTCGGTGCCGTGCCGCAATCGGACGTCCTGTCCCAGCAGGCGACGCTGGCCCAGACCCAGGCCACCCTGCCGCCGCTCCAGAAGCAGCTCGCCCAGGGCCGCAACCAGCTCATGGCCTATCTCGGCCGGCTGCCGAACCAGGACCGCGGCGAGCACGTCCGCCTGTCCGCGCTGCGCCTGCCGCGCAAGCTTCCGGTCAGCCTGCCGTCCTCGCTGGTGCGCCAGCGGCCAGACATCCGGCAGTCCGAAGCGACGCTCCACCAGGCTGCCGCGACCGTCGGCGTCGACGTCGCCAATCTCTTGCCCCAGGTCAATCTGACGCCGAGCTTCGGCACGGCCTCGCTCGATACCGCGCATCTGTTCTCGCCGGATTCGATCGCCTGGAGCGTGGCGGCGAGCATCCAGCAGACGCTGTTCGACGGCGGCAAGCTGTACCGCACGAAGGAAGCCGACGTGGCGACCTTCGAGCAGGATTACCAATCCTACCAGAGCACGGTGATCACCGCGTTCCAGAACGTCGCGGATTCGCTCCGCGCGGTGCAATACGACGCCTCGACGCTGAACGCGCAGATGGCGTCTGAAAAGGCCTCGCTCGACAGCCTCAAGATGGCGCAGGAGCAGTTCAAGGTCGGCGCGATCGGCTACGCCACAGTGATCAACGCCCAGCAGACCTTCCAGAACGCGGTGATCTCCCGCGTCCAGGCGCAGGCGGCCCGCTTCAGCGATACCGTCGCGCTCTATCAGTCGCTCGGCGGTGGGTGGTGGAACCGCACCGACGAGACCAAGGAGGCGGCCCCGCGCAAGGGTGGCTACCTGGAAGGTCCAAGCGGTCCCGGCGTTGCCGCGACGCAGACCAAGGACGCGCCCGCGTCCACGACCTCGAGCACGGCGCCATCCGGTCAGGCCGTGTCCCCCAAGACCGTGTCGGCCAACACCGCAGCCCCGAGTAGCGTGTCGACCAAGGCTGCGACCGCCAAGACCTCGATGGAGACGGCTCAGTGA
- a CDS encoding thioesterase domain-containing protein — MPGDRPFWALQAPGLEDGQEPIGRVEDLAAYNLAALARRGLPAPRLLGGYSFGGIVAFEMARQLAARGARPERLVIIDTPAPVGVATSILSDDVDVAQAQWLVRMADVRARHHGTDRPFEIEDLLPLGAEARFDFAVKRMNEWGLLPEGADAAWLWRAHRTGLVLYRALLDYRPSADPHSRDLPLRLVRASTLRHGDLGQSELAVVEAPAMGWERVVRVPISVESVPGDHISMLDVRRVLLTADVIGRFLGS, encoded by the coding sequence ATGCCGGGTGACCGGCCGTTCTGGGCCCTGCAGGCCCCCGGCCTCGAGGACGGGCAGGAACCGATCGGTCGCGTCGAGGATCTCGCGGCCTACAATCTCGCCGCGCTCGCCCGCCGCGGCCTGCCGGCGCCCCGGCTTCTCGGCGGCTATTCCTTCGGCGGGATCGTCGCCTTCGAGATGGCGCGACAGCTTGCCGCACGGGGTGCGCGGCCCGAGCGTCTCGTCATCATCGACACGCCGGCCCCGGTCGGCGTCGCGACCTCGATTCTCTCCGACGACGTGGACGTGGCGCAGGCCCAATGGCTGGTGCGCATGGCCGATGTCAGGGCGCGCCACCATGGAACCGACCGACCGTTCGAGATCGAAGACCTTCTTCCGCTTGGGGCGGAAGCAAGATTCGACTTTGCCGTCAAACGGATGAATGAATGGGGGCTGCTGCCGGAGGGCGCCGACGCGGCGTGGCTCTGGCGGGCCCACCGTACCGGCTTGGTGCTTTATCGCGCCCTCCTTGATTATCGGCCATCCGCCGATCCACACTCGCGCGATCTGCCGCTCCGGCTCGTCCGGGCATCAACGCTCCGTCATGGCGATCTGGGACAGTCCGAGTTGGCGGTGGTCGAGGCGCCGGCAATGGGATGGGAAAGGGTCGTTCGCGTACCGATTTCGGTGGAAAGCGTCCCGGGGGATCACATTTCCATGCTGGATGTGCGTAGGGTCTTGTTAACTGCCGACGTTATCGGTCGGTTCCTCGGTTCCTAG
- a CDS encoding amino acid adenylation domain-containing protein: MARGPIEDIYALTDMQRAMLVRCVSYPDQPLYMGQWWALFEGALDERAFCAAWDSVVARHTALRSGVHWEIKKDPFQVALSAPAFAVEMLDWTAASDWRANLDALMAADRANPFDLKRPPLMRVRLVRLAGDRHVVLWTRHHLVVDGWSLGLIVDEVLAAYRGRAPAPVIPFRTYVDWDARRDREAASAFWSAALEGHVPQDPLVEPVGSAPIIGERAVDLPPVLAARLTALSRGERLTLSTLVEGAWGLVLARAAGADDVLFGCVETVRPPELLGDQSSHLVGPQIGILPARVTIDDSPLRVWLARLQAGRAAGRDAGPIGLDIVRDLLDLPRTALPMTSLIAVQTYPLDLAAAFAAAGLSLRDMGDVTLPDMPLNLMVEIGDGLTIKLMFDRRHVSDPLADQYLAMIETALRRLPDALDAPASAFDVLPEATVRVLTEDFVGAPLSVAEATVPAQILAHIRARPDAPAVWAGGRIMTYGALGAFAAGVATRLAEAGAAPGARVGVLLDRAPETIAAIVGVHFAGAAYVPVDPEAPPERRARIFEAAGVAAIVTDRAHAPAGATCPLVLIEDIVPDVGALGAIEPPGPEAEAYLIFTSGSTGTPKGVSIGHDNLRYHAAASAAEYPDHPIRCLLLTFPLFFDGSVTGLFCTLAEGGMLALPGASEAKDPERLASLIRAAGVTHTCMMPSLWGLILDAAGPDGLPTMQVARVAAEPCPAALVAQHAARLPSCRICNEYGPTEGTVWVTVEQARPETIEGSVAIGHTIAGTRLYVIDGHGRLCPIGTIGELVISGPAVARFYVGVPPGTALRWRPNPFCADPTFAPTYRTGDRVSYGFDGRLYFHGRRDRQLKISGYRIEPGEVEAAILWEPAIVEAAVVAEEGEGRTARLVAHIAGTDMPADEALRAALATKLPAYMIPQAFVRHGRLPRTANGKVDRAALPRSAAADAPREAPAGEREEALAAIWRDLLGVQDIGRRDDFFAHGGSSLLAMQMIARIRRELSLPAEVSDIFEAPNIADLALRLASRTADSAGEGLAIAPRRRARVELPI, translated from the coding sequence GTGGCGCGTGGGCCGATCGAAGACATCTACGCTCTCACGGATATGCAACGCGCCATGCTTGTGCGGTGCGTCAGCTATCCCGATCAGCCGCTCTATATGGGCCAATGGTGGGCTCTATTCGAAGGCGCGCTCGACGAGCGCGCCTTCTGCGCCGCCTGGGACAGCGTGGTGGCGCGCCACACGGCGCTGCGCTCCGGCGTTCACTGGGAAATCAAGAAAGACCCGTTCCAGGTCGCTCTGAGCGCGCCCGCGTTCGCGGTTGAAATGCTCGACTGGACGGCCGCCTCCGACTGGCGCGCCAACCTCGATGCGCTTATGGCCGCCGACCGCGCCAATCCGTTCGACCTGAAGCGTCCGCCGCTGATGCGGGTCCGCCTCGTCAGGCTCGCCGGTGACCGTCATGTCGTGCTGTGGACGCGGCATCATCTGGTGGTGGACGGCTGGTCCCTCGGGCTGATCGTGGACGAAGTGCTCGCGGCCTATCGCGGCCGCGCCCCCGCCCCGGTCATTCCCTTCCGCACCTATGTCGATTGGGACGCCCGGCGGGACCGCGAGGCGGCGAGCGCGTTCTGGTCGGCCGCGCTCGAGGGGCACGTTCCGCAGGACCCGCTCGTCGAGCCGGTCGGATCGGCCCCCATCATCGGCGAGCGCGCGGTCGATCTTCCGCCCGTCCTTGCGGCGCGCCTGACGGCCTTGTCGCGCGGCGAGCGGCTGACGCTCAGCACCCTCGTCGAAGGCGCGTGGGGTCTCGTGCTCGCCCGCGCCGCGGGTGCCGACGACGTGCTGTTCGGCTGCGTCGAGACGGTCCGCCCGCCGGAACTTCTCGGCGATCAATCGTCTCATCTCGTCGGACCGCAGATCGGGATCCTGCCCGCCCGCGTCACCATCGACGACAGCCCGCTGCGTGTGTGGCTCGCCCGCCTGCAGGCCGGCCGGGCGGCCGGTCGCGACGCCGGTCCGATCGGGCTCGACATCGTCCGCGACCTGCTCGATCTGCCGCGCACGGCGCTGCCGATGACGAGCCTCATCGCGGTGCAGACCTACCCGCTCGATCTTGCCGCGGCCTTCGCCGCCGCCGGCCTGAGCCTGCGCGACATGGGCGACGTCACCCTGCCGGACATGCCGCTCAACCTGATGGTCGAGATCGGCGACGGCCTCACCATCAAGCTGATGTTCGATCGCCGCCATGTCTCCGATCCCCTCGCGGATCAATATCTCGCGATGATCGAGACGGCGCTGCGCCGGCTGCCCGATGCGCTCGACGCGCCCGCGAGCGCCTTCGACGTACTGCCCGAGGCAACCGTCCGCGTGCTGACGGAGGATTTCGTGGGCGCGCCGCTGAGCGTCGCCGAGGCGACGGTGCCGGCCCAGATTCTCGCCCATATCCGCGCCCGGCCGGACGCGCCGGCGGTGTGGGCGGGCGGCCGGATCATGACTTACGGCGCGCTTGGGGCGTTCGCGGCCGGTGTCGCGACGCGGCTCGCGGAGGCCGGTGCGGCGCCTGGCGCTCGTGTCGGCGTTCTGCTCGATCGCGCGCCGGAGACCATCGCGGCGATCGTCGGGGTCCACTTCGCCGGCGCGGCCTATGTACCGGTCGATCCTGAGGCCCCACCGGAGCGGCGGGCGCGCATCTTCGAGGCGGCGGGCGTCGCCGCGATCGTTACCGACCGTGCCCATGCGCCCGCCGGCGCAACCTGCCCGCTGGTGCTGATCGAGGACATCGTGCCGGATGTCGGGGCGCTCGGCGCCATCGAGCCGCCCGGGCCGGAGGCGGAGGCCTATCTCATCTTCACGTCCGGCTCGACGGGCACGCCCAAGGGCGTTTCGATCGGCCACGACAATCTGCGCTACCACGCGGCGGCGAGCGCAGCGGAATATCCGGACCATCCGATCCGCTGCCTGCTGCTGACCTTCCCGCTCTTCTTCGACGGCTCCGTCACGGGCCTGTTCTGCACGCTCGCCGAGGGCGGGATGCTCGCCCTGCCCGGCGCGTCGGAGGCGAAGGATCCCGAACGTCTCGCGTCGCTGATCCGCGCGGCGGGCGTCACCCACACCTGCATGATGCCGTCGCTGTGGGGGCTCATCCTCGATGCCGCCGGTCCGGACGGCTTGCCGACCATGCAGGTCGCACGCGTCGCGGCGGAGCCGTGCCCGGCAGCGCTCGTCGCACAGCACGCCGCGCGCCTGCCTTCCTGCCGCATCTGCAATGAATACGGCCCGACCGAGGGCACCGTTTGGGTCACCGTCGAACAGGCGCGGCCCGAGACGATCGAGGGCTCCGTTGCGATCGGCCACACGATTGCGGGCACCCGTCTCTACGTCATCGACGGCCACGGCCGGCTCTGTCCGATCGGGACGATCGGTGAACTCGTCATTTCCGGTCCGGCCGTGGCGAGGTTCTATGTCGGCGTACCGCCCGGCACCGCGCTGCGCTGGCGGCCCAACCCATTCTGCGCCGATCCGACCTTCGCCCCGACCTATCGCACCGGCGACCGCGTCTCCTACGGTTTCGACGGCCGGCTCTATTTCCACGGCCGGCGCGATCGGCAGCTCAAGATCAGCGGCTACCGGATCGAGCCGGGCGAAGTCGAGGCCGCGATCCTGTGGGAACCCGCGATCGTCGAGGCGGCGGTGGTCGCCGAGGAGGGCGAGGGGCGCACCGCGCGCCTCGTCGCCCACATCGCCGGCACCGACATGCCGGCGGACGAGGCGCTGCGCGCGGCGCTGGCGACCAAGCTGCCGGCCTACATGATCCCCCAGGCCTTCGTTCGCCACGGCCGGCTGCCGCGGACCGCGAACGGCAAGGTCGATCGGGCGGCGCTGCCACGCTCGGCTGCCGCGGATGCGCCTCGGGAAGCGCCCGCAGGGGAGCGGGAGGAGGCCCTCGCGGCGATCTGGCGCGACCTTCTCGGCGTCCAGGACATCGGTCGCCGTGACGATTTCTTCGCGCACGGCGGCAGTTCGCTGCTCGCCATGCAGATGATCGCCCGCATCCGCCGCGAGCTTTCGCTGCCCGCCGAAGTGTCGGACATCTTCGAAGCGCCCAACATCGCCGATCTCGCGTTGCGCTTGGCGAGCCGGACGGCGGACTCTGCCGGCGAGGGGCTCGCCATCGCGCCGCGCCGCCGCGCGCGCGTCGAGCTTCCGATCTGA
- a CDS encoding putative quinol monooxygenase, with product MFMTISRCHVKAGSEKEARALLEKEMLPNDGKKPSEVIEGLVGFGLMKAKQDPTMYGVVTVWESEAAFDKMASNPHAKDGGGLVEKLQKLCDGDIKGEGFYIESL from the coding sequence ATGTTCATGACTATTTCGCGTTGCCATGTTAAAGCTGGCAGCGAAAAGGAAGCTCGCGCGCTCCTCGAGAAGGAGATGCTTCCGAATGACGGCAAGAAGCCGAGCGAAGTCATCGAAGGGCTCGTCGGTTTCGGCCTGATGAAGGCCAAGCAGGATCCGACCATGTACGGCGTCGTGACCGTGTGGGAGAGCGAGGCCGCTTTCGACAAGATGGCTTCGAACCCGCACGCCAAGGACGGCGGTGGTCTCGTCGAGAAGCTCCAGAAGCTTTGCGACGGCGACATCAAGGGCGAAGGCTTCTACATCGAGAGCCTCTGA
- a CDS encoding phytanoyl-CoA dioxygenase family protein — translation MRKEHGRRSAGGRSARPADERSRIPGRMVRRHRFCHASSPESGWCGVAPDRADPKKPPLWAERAVATVPDPARELRATRLVIVNQPSRRPEAMIAETVKIPSDVVDSLDRDGAICLRGLFDQSWLDLAAEGIRRNIETPTPMFQRFGQEGAGAFYSDLWARREISEFERFALESPSAAIAAQCLRTDEVRLLQDTWFVKTPGTQVRTPWHHDNVVLGPFCSIWVALDPIPKAATLEFVRGSHRLGRLFMPPAFFERGDEPLARIDEFYSKYHGSLNLEDEKVFDLVPNIEANRGDYEILSWDLEPGDCLVFHARTLHGSPGNTLTHDTRRMVTRWVDDTAVLAPHGGSVVERLVAEGFDVDLAVGQPIRGNLFPSLRPFG, via the coding sequence ATGCGGAAAGAACACGGCCGAAGGTCGGCCGGGGGCAGGTCGGCGCGACCAGCGGACGAGCGAAGCCGCATCCCGGGGCGCATGGTCAGGCGGCATCGTTTCTGTCATGCTTCGAGCCCGGAAAGCGGATGGTGCGGCGTCGCGCCCGATCGCGCGGACCCCAAGAAACCGCCTCTCTGGGCGGAGCGCGCCGTCGCGACGGTCCCCGATCCCGCCCGCGAGCTGCGCGCAACCCGTCTTGTCATTGTCAATCAGCCATCGAGAAGACCTGAAGCCATGATTGCAGAAACCGTGAAGATCCCCAGCGACGTCGTCGACAGCCTCGATCGTGACGGCGCGATCTGCCTGCGCGGCCTGTTCGATCAATCCTGGCTCGACCTTGCCGCGGAGGGCATCCGCCGCAACATCGAAACCCCCACCCCGATGTTCCAGCGCTTCGGGCAGGAGGGGGCCGGCGCGTTCTACTCGGACCTCTGGGCCCGCCGTGAGATTTCCGAGTTCGAGCGCTTCGCCCTGGAATCCCCGTCGGCCGCGATCGCCGCCCAGTGCCTGCGCACCGACGAGGTGCGGCTGTTGCAGGACACGTGGTTCGTCAAGACGCCCGGCACGCAGGTGCGCACCCCCTGGCATCACGACAACGTCGTGCTCGGCCCGTTCTGCTCGATCTGGGTGGCGCTCGATCCAATCCCGAAGGCGGCGACGCTGGAATTCGTACGCGGCTCGCATCGACTTGGCCGGCTCTTCATGCCACCGGCCTTCTTCGAGCGCGGCGACGAGCCGCTGGCGCGCATCGACGAGTTCTACTCCAAGTATCACGGCTCGCTGAATCTCGAGGACGAGAAGGTCTTCGACCTCGTTCCGAACATCGAGGCAAACCGGGGCGACTACGAGATACTGAGCTGGGATCTCGAACCCGGCGATTGCCTCGTCTTTCACGCCCGCACGCTGCACGGCTCGCCCGGCAACACGCTGACCCACGACACTCGCCGCATGGTCACGCGCTGGGTTGACGACACGGCGGTGCTGGCGCCGCACGGCGGATCGGTCGTGGAGCGGCTGGTGGCGGAAGGCTTCGACGTCGATCTCGCGGTGGGACAGCCGATCCGCGGCAATCTTTTCCCGTCGCTGCGGCCGTTCGGCTGA
- a CDS encoding thioesterase II family protein, whose product MPPDHAPRDAASLVRWSRRPAPGRPSAVFFPHAGGSILSAARIAQALPAAIGFGAVALPGHDLDGGEALRRADILAARIADDLGDDLQRDGGRCHLVGNSFGALLAFEVARILSVRLGSDAAMKRLHLVVSGFRSPSLPPSDVPLHRLPRAHLVRELAERFGPLGTSAGGTDLDAMQEAALRADLEACETYRLPSPTALACNISVIDLRRDPSVSHEEKAAWQDVGAGPIEIVPLDADHFPWMSATFAFADVLLALMQTADHAGASS is encoded by the coding sequence ATGCCGCCTGACCATGCGCCCCGGGATGCGGCTTCGCTCGTCCGCTGGTCGCGCCGACCTGCCCCCGGCCGACCTTCGGCCGTGTTCTTTCCGCATGCCGGCGGCAGCATCCTGTCCGCCGCGCGGATCGCCCAGGCCCTGCCGGCGGCGATCGGCTTCGGTGCCGTGGCGCTGCCCGGGCATGATCTCGACGGCGGAGAAGCGCTCCGCCGAGCCGATATCCTGGCGGCGCGGATCGCCGACGATCTCGGCGACGATCTCCAGCGCGACGGCGGCCGCTGCCACCTCGTCGGCAACAGCTTCGGGGCGCTGCTCGCGTTCGAAGTCGCCCGCATCCTCTCTGTCCGCCTTGGGTCGGACGCGGCGATGAAGAGACTTCACCTCGTCGTTTCCGGCTTCCGCTCGCCGTCGCTGCCACCGTCCGACGTCCCGCTCCACCGGCTGCCGAGGGCCCATCTCGTGCGCGAGCTCGCCGAACGGTTCGGCCCGCTGGGCACCAGCGCCGGCGGCACCGATCTCGACGCGATGCAGGAGGCTGCGCTGCGCGCCGATCTCGAAGCCTGCGAAACCTATCGCCTGCCTTCGCCGACCGCGCTCGCCTGTAACATTTCGGTCATCGATCTCAGGCGTGATCCGTCGGTCTCTCATGAAGAGAAGGCTGCCTGGCAGGACGTCGGCGCAGGCCCGATCGAAATCGTGCCGCTCGACGCCGATCACTTTCCCTGGATGAGCGCGACCTTCGCATTCGCGGACGTCCTACTCGCATTGATGCAAACCGCAGACCACGCCGGAGCCTCCTCGTGA